ACAAGGATGTTTTCCAGACTTTTCAGTACCTGTGACACACAttttgagtgattctgcacacgttggataatgcacttccaatcctctttatagatcatttggaacggatttatttgtgtgcggaacaaaaaatccacttcaaacgattgataaagtgcattgaaagtgcattatccaacgtgagCAGAATCAGCCTTTGTCTGTGAGCGGATCAAAATTGAGCACAGATTTCTCTTATGCTCAAAAagattatacacacacacacacacaagctgagGATCGCGAAGGAAGCGAAAATCCCTCCCCACCCAACCCCACTTGTGGCCATCAAGGTATGTGGTACGCTTTCCGGAATACCTTCCCCACCTCCCAAGTGATGCATATCAGTTACCCTGCATGAACTTCCCTTTCTTCACATTTTGCCTCATTTGGCTTCATGGAGAACAGGCTGATATTTGTTCGAGCGCCTGAGGACAGCCTTTCAATGAGTCGACATAAACAACGGCAGTAGTGTATTAGTcaaaggaagaaagggaggagggaggaggtgaAAGGAAGAGCTACATccatcacaaaaaaaaaaaaacccatgcatCATCACCTCCAGCTGAATGTGATAGAACTGGTCCAGAATGTTATCAACAGTCCTTTACTACTGATAACAGAAAGACCACAATAAGTTTTGAAACAGCTTTCCATCTACCCACTGAAACATGCTGGCAGCTGAGCAAAGACACGTCCTTCTCAGAGCAAAAGGGGTGCACCCGTCACCCAGTTCACACCGGGAAAAGGGGTAAAAGTGGGGGAAGAAGCTCAAGACTTCAGTAAAACTGAAAGCCTCTTCACGCTTGGCCCACTGAAAGCAGCAGGACTTGGTTCTGAATTAGCAGGCATCGGACAGGAGCAAAAAATAATGACTTTCTTTCGCACTGATGGCTTGTAATATAACTATTTAGAGCTCTTTATTGATTGCACGGCTTTAACTCATGCTGGCAGGCGCTTTCATACACACCCTCCACCCTAGCTTAAAGCTCTCTACTGACTGCAAATCTTTCagataacactttttaaaagctttgcaAACAAATCCACACACATTTTACTAGCTCACCTGCCCACATACACCTACGCTAGCCAAATCTGTGATATGTTAATAGATCAATGGGCGAAGTAACCAATccctttccattattccttaaaggCCAAGAACTgcttaagaatttttttaaaaaaaaaatcagggtccATTCATCCCCCTAATAGGATCAAGCATCCATGCAAAGGGGTCCGCTAGGGCTGTTCAATGAAAATCAagacagtgttttttttttttaaaggatacttTTATAATGACTTTTGCTGAGTCAGTTTAGTTCCTATATTCAGAACACGGAACAGAGAAGCCTATTAAATACACATGTCCCTACCAATCAAAACCATCACCCCTCATTGAAAATACAGTACTGAATAAATGGTACAGCTCCTGGGATTTCTCAAGCTGAGATAACAAGAATCAGATCCGCTTTAAGACATTGGGGAAATCtcgacaaaagaaaaaaattccagGGATGACCTAGGACTCTTCCCAACCTCTCTCATCTCCTCAAATTAAGCCAACGGGGAGTCAACTTCTACAAACTGATGAAATGTTGGCACACAGTGTGAATGTCATCTAAGGCTAGTGTCTGGTTACTTCAGAGGTTTCGTAACACAAACCGCTTGACCTTTCTTCGCATTTCTGCATCTGTATCTGGTTGCGCCGTAGACTCAGTTCATCAAACTAAGCTACTTTCAATTCCTTACAACACCTAAGTACCTAAGCTAAACCCTGTTTAACCACCATAATTTCCCTATCGATAATCCCCATTTGTTAGAGAGTGAAGGAATATTTTGCACTCCCAATTTCAAAAGGAGAGTCATTCATATGACCAGCAAAAGGAGCAAACCAATAAACATAGCTACCTTCtatggggttagggttaggtttcCTCCAGCATCTTCACCCCGTCTAATTTGGCCCCAAGACTTTCAGGGGTTCAGTGCCTCCAACTGCACTCACAGTTGTCCACCCAGCTACATGCACCCATAATCCTAGACAGCCATACCTCTAGCAGGGGAGAAACATGCACATGGCCAGAtgcattttgaaagttttgaCTACAGCTGGTCACCCAGAGGGACGGGCAGGCCACCTTCCCATTTAAAATTGGCTTTTCTGGTTATCTGCATGCGTCATCATTGGCCATACAATGGCTGCCCAGGATTGCAGACCCAGTAACTTGTGGCGGGAAGATGAATCACACACTTCACTCCCAGCCAACCGCTGTaagctctctcccccctctgttcCTCTTTTATGTCTTTTTATGAACGCTCCAGATAAAATAAAACACACTGCTAATCTTTACTTTCAGGGAAGTCAGCTTAGAAAGATGAGATCACACTTGTAGTTAGAGTAAATTGCCAGCTGAGATGCAGTTGGGTGCAATTCTTTCCTAGAGGCTTGACATCTGCCAGCACAAGGTAGCagttagagtgctgaactaggatctaggggacccgggttcgaatcccctctgccatggaagcttctctctcagcctgatctacctcacagggctgttgtaaggataatgtggagaagaggagaatgatgtaagccactttgcatccccattggggaaaaggcgaggtataaataaagtaagtaaacaaataaataaatctgcagaATAATTCAAAGATAATTTGGTAGAGATTCACTCCCTGCAGGGCCATTTACAAAATTGTCAAAATTTCAATGACAAGATTCAGAGAACAGAAAATAAATATACTTTCAACCGAACTGCTAAGATTGACGGCACCCCACTCTCCAACCTGGAAATCACAGGACAATTATCTATGACAACAGCCACATTTGCAACCAAAAAAACTACATGACTACTGTATGCTCTGCCACcccaacaaacacacacatacaataatacaatatCATATAACGATGTGTGTGaaatatgtgctgtcaagtcacctctgatttatgtcaatcctatgaatgaagaaacctccaaaatgtcctatcagacactgcaaaagctgctgcttccATTACTGCGTCAATCCATCTCATGCGGGGGtcttccctcttttcctactgcctttcactttccgTTTCTATAGAACTACAAATTAATTTTCAGTGCAACAAAACTAAAATCCCAGTACCTTATTTGTTACGTGCATTTTACTTCTAAGCACGTCATTGGTGGTTTCTGGAATAAAGCTCCAGAAACTGAAATTAGAAGAAGAGTCAGTGGTGGCAggtgggagccacatgtggctctccaGACATGGCGGCAAGTACCACTGATCTAGGCATTTTAACATATCCTGCTCACGTCATCCCTGCTGCTTAACTAGCACAATGAAATCCTTGTCCGGCCTTTTAGCCTGCTGTTTAAGGAACGCTTTTATGTGGGCAGAAAACCGCCATCTCTTTTCCCCCCAATAAATGAGAACGTAGAAGGACTTTTTAGCCTTCTGTTAGAAGAGCCAGCATTTTGGATGAGTCAGATAAGAGAATGGACCAAATTCTTTAGTCTGagaataacttttttttaaatatccaaatgcAAGGAAGTGAAATCTAGTAATCAAGTACCTAATTAGATCCCAAACCACTCTGATTTAATCATGCTCAGATAGTTTAACTTCAAAACAATTGTCAAGAATCAAAAGCAGTCACAGATTTGCAGCATTTTTAGGGGAGGCACCTAGAATCTGTAACACCAAGAACCTGCAGATTTCATGCATGGTAAGGACCGTGCACTGTTCATAGATGGCTGAGGCAGTCCCCGTACGTTCCTGCTTTGTGAGCTAATGAGTACAGATTCAGCTTGAGAAATTATTTTGATTGGCTCTAACATGCGTCCCATCGATCTCATCTTGGATCCAGGGAGATTCCAGCTCTGTCAATAAAGCAAATTGGAGACTCGCGGCAGAGATGGTTACACTGGTATGTGCAATTACCATGAAAACATTCATGTATGGCCACAAGCACACGGCAATCTAGTATTTTGTGCGGTCTGCCACACAACTGGTTTGTCTCCAACCGTTCCAGGAGACCTATGTCAGGAAACTGTCCAGACCTTTtacgtatttatttaaaacatattttaaccCATCTTTCAGCTGACACCTCCACTGATCTTAAGCAAGGTCCCCCAAAGGCCAGTATCCCTACAGATGGACCAACATTACTGAGTTTCAAAATATGTTCCAGAGAAATGTGAGGGGCCTCTCAGAAGCTTACAAAGGTTTTCAATTAGAACGCTGGTAGGGGTGGACCACCTTCACTGAAAGACAGCTTGCTTGTATGACCAAACTTACGCAATCACAGGGGAACTATGGTATGTTCTAGCATGCATGTTCAATTAAAATATGATTAAACTTCCAtacccatattgtccagcctgaCAGTTGatctgcctcccaggccctgtTTTCTGTGCACCCACCTTCAGAGAtaaggcaggtggcaactagagataGGGCATTTTTGTGCCTTTGGATTTCCTTCCCCCTTGAGATACGGCTGGCTTCTACCACAACATCCTTTAAGCTTCAAgccaaaaacatttattttcaacCAGCCTTTTTAACCGTTTTATGGTTTGCTTCTGGTCCAAGGTCTGTTTTATGCTGTCTGTGTCTCTGGGCTTGTTGTAATGAtgttgttcatttattttaattgttaAGTAACCTTAACAAACTGATGAGGCACCATAGAAAcctcttaaataaatcaataaaactgaGGCCAAACAGGTTGCACCCTGCATGAACCAGATGTCGACTGTGAAATATGCCCCAGGGTCCTCTGCAAATGTACGAGTTACTCAGCAGACAGGTCAGCAcagaaaaaagacagaaaattTACAAGCTACCCATCTGCTGAAGCTGAGAGCAGGAACAAATATGGCCCCTCATATGAAAGTGCCAGTGTGGAATAGCAGGAAGAGTGTTGGACTACAACTGGAGAAACCCGGGTTCAGATTCCTACTCTGCCACAAAGCCCACAAGATTAAGCTGGGCCAGTAGTTCTCTCTCACAGCCGGACCACATGTTACTAAATACACGCGAATGACACGCAAACCAACTTTCACGGGTCTCCCCTGTACACTCGCCAGTCTTTCAGCACCGTAATCAAACTCGTGTCTGCCTTTGCACGGGTTCTCTTGGCATTCCTCCGAGACAGGCGAAcagtatcccatcatgcatctgttCCATTTCCTCATAAATTGAATCAGTGTTAGGAATTGTTCCTCAAGTGGTCAACAGGGGGAGTAATGATGAATTTTATGTTTGTCATTATGTTTGCTTATTAATTGCTTTGTGGtcagctgtaattttttttttcaaaagccaggaatgattcctaagcttgctgctaattcccggctagctttaaaagcaaggaaagtgttaaatagctgctttctccttcctcccttagggtatgtacacacgtttttgttttttttaaagacaaaaatgggttgcaacgttgtaatgttactgcactttttCCCTAgcattaaaagccaggaaaggattaaatgactgcttttccctccctcccaggcatgtttcagactttgccaaagaggggggggggaagaaacccaagcattttgcacagccattcagaaacaagcctctgcttcctgggaggggatgaatcagcagcattttaaccctttcctggcttgattaaaaaaaatgagagtggtacatgtttccccccagaactctgccaccaattgcctctccagtgggcaggggacagcccaatcagcaaaaaggggggaagggttccaacactgcaacgttactatgcatgctcaattttttttttaaaagtgtgatgtgaattgcatggccccgaaagcccaaaactgcaccaaggcttcaaagtgGGTTTGAAATGAAGCATGCCGTTAGAGCAGCCAGTCTCTCCTTTGgtattgcttggggggggggaatataagCAGCAGTCAAATGGTGGGAAAAAACCCTACTGTGATGAGAGAGTAGTTCGGGTAGAAATGGGCAATGGCAGGCAAAAAAATTAGTTGCGCGACTGACATCCAAAATAAATTCTTGACGTTCCCTCACATTGACGTGAGCGCCATCTATCTGCGATATTGAGAGAACGGGTGACTGTGCCGAGGGTGGGAAGCGGAAGAAAATGGAGACGGAAACTCTACATTGCCGACTTGATGATCAAGACAGCGTACACTCGCCACTATCTGAACGCATGGCCGGACAAGGACACGTACTCATCTAGGCACGGGAACTTGGGGTGAGGCACGAAAAtggacactcgctcggtctcgtgtatTTAGTAACGTGTGGTCCGGCTCTCAGctgaatctacctcacaggaacGTTGTTGCCACAATAAAACAAAGGTAGGAAGAAGAACgtagtaaactgctttgagtcctccCAGGGGAGGGGGGCGACAGAGTTTAAACTTCTAAATAATAAATGGGTGTCTTTTCAAAAAAGAATTAGACACATCTACGGAACAGTGGTTTATTCATAGTCAGGCCAGATGGCTGAGTGGATGAATGCTAAATACAGGCTGCCATGACTGGGGGGAAACCTCTATTTTTACACCCGGATTGTGAGATTTCAGGAAACATCTGCTGGACAAGCGGCCCGATCTGGCAAAGCATTTTCAGGGCAAGAACAGAACAACATCCAGGTTGCCAGCATTTGAAACAAATCAAGATCCCCAGGGATGgttttatgccatttggcctctccttcccgactgccaCCCAATTGCCCCAATATAAACTTCTCTTAGGTAACCAAACAAAAAAGCAGAACAAACCAAAGTTAACTTAAATTGCTACTTTACAAACCCACACCCTTGTTTCCACACTTCTGTCGAACAAGAGAACAAGTTGTTAGATCTTCTTTCTTGGGCAAGAAGTGAGGTAATAACCAGAGACACGCCAAGCTAATTTATAGATGCTTTAGACTTTAAGTCtgctctgtatttttttttttaaagtctgcctCAAATTTGGCAATGGATTAAAAGGGTTATTAAGGTCACCTTCATCCTGCAGGGAAACTGGCTATCCCAAGCAGGGCCTGAGCGCAGCTGATTTGCAGGGTGACTGACAGGTAGGTCTGCTACTGGGAAATATTGCAGCAACACGGGTGCAAGTTAATAAGCAATTTCTAAGTTCAGGGTGACACAGTCTGCTATGAGCTATGGATCAACTACTCAGGACAATAAGAGTTCTACCCAAAACGGAACACAGCATTCTCTCTCTCGCATACACACAATGGCAGGCAATCAACTCTTTTGGGGCAAGAAGGCCAGAAGACAAAGCCCATGTATGAGACAGTGCACTTCTAGTTTATACACTACAATAATGATAATGCTACCATTCCAGCCTCCCCTCTGCTGTAGAGAAGTCGGCAATAACACAGTGCCAGAGAGGTAGGCAAGAAGGTAGGGTATGACTTTATGCCATAGTTAGGTTTAAAGAGCCTACGGTTCACATCCACACAGGCTACAAAACTTGTCACTTATGCTGCCCACAGCCCCCACAAATATAACCCCCACAGTCGATATAACCTAAAagataacacacacacccatccagcCAAAAGGAAACATATCATCACCATTAAGATCTACACTGTATTTACTATGCTTTAAATGGAAACAAATTACCTTCCAAATGTTTCAGCAGAGCCCGCGTGCTGTTCCCATGAGCAGAAATCAGAATGGTTTTGCCCCTCTTTACCTCTGGCGCTATCCTCTCATTCCAGTAAGGAAGGAGTCTGTCAAGGACTTCCTTTAAACTCTCAGCCTTTGGGAGTTTTTCCAAGGGTACATCGCAATGCTTATACCTGCGATCGCTGTAGATTTCGTGATAATAAGGATGGGACTCTGTGATGGGAGGCGGGGTGACGTCGTAGCTCCTCCGCCACCTTTTCACCTGCTCTTCCCCATGGTTCAGAGCCATTTCTGCCCGGTTGAGGCCGATCAGCGCGCCGTAGTGCCTCTCATTCAGCCTCCAGGAAGCTTCGGTGGGAACCCATTCCTGCCCCATCTCCTCAAGCACAAACCACGCAGTCTGAATAGAGCGGCTGAGGAGAGACGTGAACACGAGGTCAAACTCAAAACCCAGGTTTTTGAGATGCCTCCCACAGGACTGGGCCTCCTTCACCCCATCGCTGCTCAGTTTCTGGTCCACCCAGCTGCAGAAGCGGTTCTCTTTGTTCCAGGCCCCTTCACCGTGCCTCAGCAGGACTAGCTTGTACTTGGCCATTTCAAGTAGGACCCTCTCAGGAAGGGGGATGAGTGTAGTGTCTAATGATAAGCCATCTGTACAGAAACAAACAGATAGATCAAATGCTTTGGGCTGGTGGTTTTCAAGTTGTGTCTTGGGCAGCCCTGATGAGACAGAAATGGCAGGTGAGCTTTCCTGAAAGATAGCTGGCCTACCACTATCAACCTTTCCTGGCAACATGCTGCTGTTGCCAAATGCAGGTGTGCTCTGGGTCACATTCTCCATTCAAATGGGGCAAGGCAAGCCCAGATACAATCAGCTCTTGCAATCCATGAACTAGAACATGGCCCCAGAATCCTCTGCCAACATGCTAGTGTTCCGTGGCAGACCTGCATGGGTTCCTCGCCAGACAAGAAGCAATGGTTTCCCTGAAGGTAAAACAAATGATGATGATATGGACCACGAAAAGAAAAAGATGTCACCAAATGGAGAATGTACAGCATTAGTACTTCAGAGGCCAAGGCCAATGGTGCTCAGAGTGTGAGAATCCAAGCACGATTTGTACACCAGAAAGTACGGTAAAGAATCTATTAGAATTGCTTCCTCACTTATTTACTGTTGGACCCCTGATGATGCAAGCACAATTTCTTGTGGGCCCACCACACACCTCCGGTTGGCATGGGCAGAGAGCTATGCACTGAAACAGGCCATCTGCATCTTACATATTTAATCTTTCAGAGTTCCCCCTTCCTATTTCCCAACAGAAACCGACCACCTTATCTCCTTACTAatcaatttcccctccctccctgtaaTTGCTACTCAGCTCTGATCTTGATGACCTGCATATTAAGAACTTATCAAGCAGGTGGTTATCAGACCTCCAGTTCCCACgtcccgccccgcccctatgcaTCTCATTTaaccctctctttcccccataaCAGTAATCAAACAATCCCAGTAATTTTGCTTCCACATTCACGGGCTTCTGAATTTACCAAATCCCTCTCTCCCACTCGACAGAGAACAAATGTCaaaggatgcagaggagttagccgtgttactctgtagtagcaaaaatagaaaagagtccagtagcacctttaagaataaccaactttactgtagcataaactttcgtgaatcacagttctcttcttcagatgcatggagggtaagaagaaaatggtcagatatataggtggagaagggagaggggagtagatgcaatcagtagcttctggtaatgggatcagttacttctgataatgagacaaCCGTTCAGTGTCAAAGGATGCACTCTTTAAGCGTGTTTACTTGTACATAAGCTCCAATGAAGTGAACGGGTCTTCTTTCCAAACCACTTGATAAGAAGTGGGCAGGCGACTGATGGTCTGAGCTACCTGTTTCTAGTGCCAGTGTTGGTGCAGATGTAACTCTGCATCACAGTCAGCACTGAAAGCAGAAGGGAGGTGGAAATCTGGGCACAGTGGGAAAAAAGACAGTCGGCAAACTAGTCAAAGGATCCCTTATGTATTCAACACTTCAGGCAATGTGTCACTTCAAAAACATCACGTAACATCTGTTGTACGCACCGTAACCATTGCAAACGTATTCATCCTATGCAAGTTTCAGGCAATTGTGCAGCCTACCTAAAAGGAAGTAAGAAAAGGCAGTGAAACCTACAGCAATTAGATTTGTACAGAATCTGACCATTTCTCTAAGGCTAATTTTTTCACCAAGGAGGAAAGTTGAGGTCTGGACTGTAGCGCTTCAGACTACAAGCAGGGATTCACAGGATTGTATGGTCCCTCCTCCAGAAAACTCCCTGAACGTAGAAAATTAGATGTTGGTGGGGAAACGGTTCCAGCGCAGTCTTCTCCCCAACACTGTTGACGGACGGGAGATATTTTCTGAATATGAGCCCCCGCCTGTAGTGTTAGGTGGTACAGCCCAAACTTGGTGGTATACCTGAATCTGATCTACACCTGTGTTGCCAGCCCTTCTTCCTCAGAAGCTTTGCATGTTAGCTCTATACAACCAGTGTGCTATACTGAACAGAGGGATGAACTAAGATCTTGGAGATCCAAATTTATAGCCCTGTTTTACCATGAACTTCACTGGCTGTCAGGTGTTGGCATCACCTGTCCAACAAGACCCTGTGTAATGTTTGTACTCTGATGTTATGGGTGTAACTAAAGGCTGAAGCTATTTCTTGACTGCGATGcgaaagtatgcaagggaggggctgtctctGCTGTTGTCTGTATGTTCTCCTATACTCCTCTCTCCTTAGCTTGGGAAGATGTGCTTGCACGGACACTCACGACCCAGAGACTTTTTCTACATCAGCTCTGCTTTTCCCGCCTAGAG
The Eublepharis macularius isolate TG4126 chromosome 9, MPM_Emac_v1.0, whole genome shotgun sequence genome window above contains:
- the BPGM gene encoding bisphosphoglycerate mutase isoform X2, which encodes MAKYKLVLLRHGEGAWNKENRFCSWVDQKLSSDGVKEAQSCGRHLKNLGFEFDLVFTSLLSRSIQTAWFVLEEMGQEWVPTEASWRLNERHYGALIGLNRAEMALNHGEEQVKRWRRSYDVTPPPITESHPYYHEIYSDRRYKHCDVPLEKLPKAESLKEVLDRLLPYWNERIAPEVKRGKTILISAHGNSTRALLKHLEGISDEAIVNVTLPTGIPVLLELDEDLRPLGQHRFLGDQEVIQAAIKKVEDQGKAKPGEK
- the BPGM gene encoding bisphosphoglycerate mutase isoform X1, with protein sequence MLLGQAARQFRDGLSLDTTLIPLPERVLLEMAKYKLVLLRHGEGAWNKENRFCSWVDQKLSSDGVKEAQSCGRHLKNLGFEFDLVFTSLLSRSIQTAWFVLEEMGQEWVPTEASWRLNERHYGALIGLNRAEMALNHGEEQVKRWRRSYDVTPPPITESHPYYHEIYSDRRYKHCDVPLEKLPKAESLKEVLDRLLPYWNERIAPEVKRGKTILISAHGNSTRALLKHLEGISDEAIVNVTLPTGIPVLLELDEDLRPLGQHRFLGDQEVIQAAIKKVEDQGKAKPGEK
- the BPGM gene encoding bisphosphoglycerate mutase isoform X3 — its product is MGQEWVPTEASWRLNERHYGALIGLNRAEMALNHGEEQVKRWRRSYDVTPPPITESHPYYHEIYSDRRYKHCDVPLEKLPKAESLKEVLDRLLPYWNERIAPEVKRGKTILISAHGNSTRALLKHLEGISDEAIVNVTLPTGIPVLLELDEDLRPLGQHRFLGDQEVIQAAIKKVEDQGKAKPGEK